The Nitrospira sp. sequence AGACGCGTAAGAAAGCACACGTTCTTTTTCAGCCTCAACTTCGGAGGCCTTGGGATCATAGAGGAAGGCGATCAAAGGTTCGATGGCCGCGTCACCGATCACCGCCAGAGCCGCTGCTGCCTTTTCTCGTAATACCCCATCCTTGAGCAACATGATCAGGTCCGGGATGACCCGAGGGTTACGAAACTGACCAAGGGCGGTCGCCGCCGCTTCCTTGATGAACGCATCCTCGCTCACAATGCACCCCGGCGTGGGCGAACCTTCTTGCTTGATCCCCTTCCCTTTTAAGGCATTGAGGACAGCCGGGAGGGCGCGCGAGTCGCCGATCATGCCGAGTGAAGCAATGGCATGCCGCTTCACGGCTCCGTCCTTCATGGCTTCCATCAGCGCATCGATAGCCCGGGAATCGCCGATCATGCCGAGCGCAATCGTCGCATCTTCACGAACGGCTCGATCAGGGTCTTTCAAGGCGGCAATCAAGGCATCCACCACTTTGGCGTCTCGCACCCAGGTCCTGCCGATTTGATAATCGGTGGTCATTCCACCCAATGCGCGGGCCGCGTGACAGCGAACGACAAAGTCTTTGTCCTTCAAGCTTTCAATCAGTGGATCGACCGATGGATGTCCGATGTAGACGAGCGCTGTTCCCGCTGTTTCCCGCACAATCTTGGAAGAATCCCGGAACAGCTTGACCAGGACCGGAATGGCCTTTGGATCGGCGATTCGGCCCAGGGCTTCCGCCGCTGCACTCTTGACGGCTCCGTCGCGATCGCGACACGCGACGATCAAGGTGTCGACCGATCGGGAATCTTTGAGTTTGCCGGCGGCCTTCGCGGCGTGTTCGCGGACCCGCCAGCGCTCGTCTTTCAAGGCGGTAATCAGACGATCAAGAACCCCTGGACCCATCTTTGCCGCCGCGTCGACCGCTTGGTCCCGAACTTCCATGATGGAATCATTGAAAAGGCCGATCAGCGCCTCGATAGCCTTCGGACCACCGATCTTCGCGACACCGCAGCCGGCATGTGCCCGCACGGACCAGAAGTCATCGCTGCACGCGCCTATCAGCGCATCCAAGGTAGCGGGGTCTCCCAGGTCGGCCAGGGTCTTCGCCGCCTCTTCACGGGTGGCGTCGTCCACATCCTCGAGCGCTTCTAAGAGATGTTCGAGTACGTCAGCCATTGTTGGGCTTTTGGTCATAGTAGGGATCGGGTTGCCCGCCATAGGGATACATACGCTTGCACAGCACGACCAAGGTGTGTGTTCCGCGACCTCCGACACACTGATCCAGTGATTTTGAAAAGTCGAGCGTGCCGTTCAGATTGACCGTAAAGGGAAAATCGAAAGTGAAGCTGATGAATTTGTACTTACCCGGCCGGAGCTGCAACTCGCGAGGTTCCGATGTCTTGGGGGCATCGAGCGAGTCGGGGTCGGAATTCCAGATCGAGGGTGTGATCCCCGGCACCTGCCACCATGAAGTGGGGACGAGCTTGGTTGCATCGATGGTAATCGGGTGTTCTTTGAGATGAGCAGTCGGCGGCTCTCCCGCGAACCCTCTTTCGCTCGAAGCTATTGCCAACAGCCCCATGAGGGCCCAGCTGCATGCGAGTGACCAGCGTCGTATCACAGTATCATTCCTCATAGATCGTTAGCGCTTCTTGGCGCGCGGCACGGAGGGAGTAGCCGCAGCGGTTTGAAAGATTTCCTCTACGGCCTTGCTGTCCCATTCCGTGTGAGTCTGGAGGCCCAAGATTCGCATGACCGTGGCTCCGGTATCGATGATTGAGACCGGTTGGCGAATGATTTTGCCTTGCTTGATTCCGGCGCCGGAGACAATCCACGGAACAACCGGTGAATTGGTCGCCGGGGCCTCGGCGCCTGGGTCGGTTCCTTTTTCGCTCAGGGCGGTGACGAGGACGGCCGTGCGGTCCAAGATCGAGTATTCTTTGAACAGGTCCAGGACGGATTTCATCGCGCCGTCGACCGTCCGTAAGGCCTCACGATACTCTTTGGAGCTCCAGCCGTGCGTCACTCCGGCTCTGCCTGCTTCGGGAAGGTGAACCACCAACAAATGAGGTAATGAGAGAATCGCATGGCCGTATCCGTGCCCGCTGGTCGCCTTTTGAAGATACTGCTGGATATAGGAGACCAGTTTCTGGGAACCGCACTCGGGCCGCAATGCCCCGCAGAGTTGATAGTCGGTGTAGGGTTCGGGCTTGGCCAACTGATATAACGACTCATCCATATAAAAGATGGCACTATCGCGGCCTCCACTCAAATCCAGATAGTCGAATAAGCTGGGCGAGCGAGGGTAGCCTCGGCTGAATTCGAAAAAGTTCCAGGTGATCCCATGTTTCTCTACCGGCATGCCGGTAACCAGCGATGCCATCATGGGCAACCGTAGTGCCGGTTTTACCCCCTTTGCGGACCAGGTCACTGAGCCCTCCTTGATGAGCTTGCTCAAGATCGGCATGGTTCCGCCCTGGAGCGACTCTTGACTGAGCCCCTCCAGCACAAAAAGGACGACATGTTCCGTCAACGGGGTTGAAGAAGCGGTTCCTCGGCCATGCGGGGGAGCCGCATCGACCGGCGCGTGGATTCCGGTTTCAAGCAGAACGCTCAGGAGACCGACAAGGATCAGGAGAAGGCGGCGTGAGGGATGGTTCATGACAACATATCACCCGTGTGTGTCCTAAAAGTAAAGGTGCTACCCTAACATGCAAATTTTCAGGAAGGCAAGGAGGGCAGAACCCCGGCTGAATGCTGGCGAAACCCCTTTTCGGGTGCTAAGCTGAACGGAGTGACCGTTTTGTCCGTGTTTTCGAGCTAGAAGAGGGGAGGCGATGTTCAATCCATCTCACCAACCGCCTCCTCCCATGCATCAGCGTTCGACCACCCCCGCCCGTTCTCTGGCCTTTTGTCTCGCGCTCGTCGCGGTCGTCGCCGCGGTTCCGGCGCTCGCTGACATCCGTGTCGTCAACGCGCAAGGCGAGCATCGGATGGGAGACCGCGACACCCGCGAGGATGCGATCAGACTTGCCGTCGAGGCGGCCAAACGAAACGCGCTCGAACAAGTCGCGACCTATCTTGAGAGTGTCACCATCGTCAGCGACATGGATGTGACGAAGGACGAAATCCGCTCGTATACCGCCGGGTTGGTGATTGTCCTGAATCAACAGGTCTCCACGTCTCTGGATGGTGACGTCGTAGTCGTGAAAGTGGATCTGCTCGCGCAGATGGATACGGAAGCCGTGGCACAGGCGATCACAACGCTTCGAGAAAACGAAGATGCGCGTGTGCAGCTGGCGGCACTGAGACAAGAAAACGAACAGCTTCAGCAGGAGCTGAACACGGTGAATCAAGCCCTGGGCAACGCGGCTACGCCGGATCAGGTTCAGCAGGCAGCGGAAAAGCGGAAGGAGATTCTCAATCGAGTGCAATCCAATGCCATGGTGTTGCAAGCCTGGACCAATTGGGTGCTCGTCTCGCCGGTCGGCCTTCCCCAGGCCCTGCTGAACAGCGCTGGCGGTCTGTATCCAAGCAGTCCGCACATCGCAGTCGCGCAGCAGATCATCATGAACCGGCAGCCGTCTATGCCCGGCAGGACGAGACCCCGGATGCCAAGCCATGAGCTTGTTCCACCTCCCGGTGCGCCGGGTGGGTCACGGACATTGAACGAGATCATTTATCGAACCCCGACAGCACAGCCACAGACCAATACTCAACCGATGATCCAAGGATTCTCTCAGTCTCCGCCGTCGGTCAGGCCGCCTCGGCCCCAAAACCCAGGTCCGCATTCTCGATCGGCGCCGTTCTTGAGAACACCCGGGGCCGGCTCTGGAGCAGGAGGAGGGAAGCCTTGACGCGCGGAATGAGACTTGTCATCGCGGTGGGCCTTTGTCTTGTCGAGGGACTCGTTCTCATTGCGGCGCAAGCGGCGGAACCTGACGATGTGAGGAAACACGCCGAGCGATCCTTCGACCGACTTCAAGGTCAGCTGGATAGTAAGGCTATGGACACGTCCGCCATGGTCAGACGAACAGCTGAAGCCGGAGATGGCGGCTTTTCTTCAGATCAGTACTGGATCGGCAAGGGTCAGGGGGACTTAACCAAAGGGAAGACCGTCTGCCAGCGCGTGTCGGAGCTTTCCGCCCGCACTGATTTAGCCAAGCAAATTCGCGTGTTGGTCAAGGAACATATGATCGATCGTGTCCGCGAACGGTCGGGACGCGAGAACGAGCAGGATATTGAACTGACTCGCGAAGAAATCGTTCAAGAATATCTTCAAGACGTGAAGATCGTCGACCGCCGGATCGATGAAGAGAATAAGATTTGTACGGCTACCGCGGTCATGCCGAGGTCCCGCGTTCAGTTGAAGCCTGCCACAGACCAGGAACTCAGCCCGACTCCAGTCCATTGACCGTCCCAATGCCGTTGTTGCAGCCTTGAACCTAGATCGGCTATGTAGTGCGTCATGCCGATCGAGAATAATTTTCAGCACGATGAGCTGTCACGGAAGAATCCGGGTGAACGGTTACGTGTTGCCGACTTGGTAGATGTCGCGCCGCCGGAATCTCCGGCTTGGGCGGAGGGCATGGCCAAGTGTGGGAAGAGTCTTTCTCAGGCCGGTGTCGCAGGCGTCGTCTTTCTCCATGGTTCGATCCATGGCTCGGATGTCTTCGGCATGCAGCGATTGGATGAAGCGGGCGGGCTCAAACGAGGCTACTCGCGGGGTGTGTCAGGTGTTGATGCCTTGCTCGCGGCCATGCGGGAGGAACACAACGGCATTCCGTTACTGCCAGGGGGACTGAAGCCTCCGCTCACCGACGATCCTGCGACGAAAGCCCTTTTGGATGAGCAGGTCGGCGACGCAGGTAACTTCACCGAAGCCTATATTCGATCGTTCAGACAATCCATCAACAAGCACCTGACTCGGCCGATTGTCTGCACCAGGCTCCTCTGGTCATCCGAACATCATCATCTTGGACGAGGGTTGGCCGCAGTTTCTCTGCTCGGCGAACTGCACAGAGTCTGTGAAAATCAGAACTTTGGAAAGGGAAACCGGATTCTGGTGCTGGCGCACGGCCAAGCCGGACTGGTTCTGGCCCTTGCTTCGAATCTTCTCTGTCCGAGTCCGGTGACGGGGCGATCGAAATTGCTCGAGATTCTTACCGGTTATGCTGGACAGACCAATCAGGCCAACCTCACCGGTGCGATCAGACACGTCGACTCTTTGCTCACGACGGGATCACTCCTTGCCGGAGGGTCACTCGACCTGGTGACCTTCGGAGCACCGGTTCGCTATGGGTGGGATCCGTCCGGAATCGGAAAGCTGTTGCACGTCGTGAATCACCGAAACTTGCGGACGGATGGCAAGAGCTGGTTGGCGAAGATGGAGCTGCCTCAAATCACAATGGAAATGCCGGTTGCCTGGGGCGGAGACTATGTGCAGGAACTAGCGGTCGCCGGGAGCGATGCCGTTCCTCCGACGGAATCGGCCAAGGCAGCCAACAAGGCAGTATGGGAAATAGTCGAGCCGTACGATGGATTCGAACGGTGGCTGGAGTGTGCCAGACGTGCCGTGCGTTGTCCCAGTGAAGGGAACTGTCTGCTCGTCGATTACAAGGACAGTACCGGCTCGACGAACCCCCGCGACCACTACTATGGCCACGCAGTGTATACGCGCCGGCACGTCTTACTGTTCAACACCATCCAGATTATTCGCTCTTTCTACGAATCCTAGGCATCCCCTGTGGCGCTGGAAGTCGTCACCGGTTCGTCCCCGGCGGCCCCATCCTGCGGGTCCGGATTGAAGGCCGCCGGTAAGACGTCTTCTATCCGTTCCGCCAAGATAAAGGTCAGCTCGTCGCGCACTTCCTGCGGGATTTCCCTGAGATCCTTCTCATTGGCCTTCGGCAGAATGATGCGTCTGATTCCTGCACGATGCGCCGCCAGCATCTTTTCCTTGATGCCGCCCACCGGTAAGACAAGTCCGCTCAGACTGATTTCTCCCGTCATGGCCGTGTCGCTCCGTACGGCTTTGCCCTCGTAGACGGAAGCCAGCGCCGTCGCCATGGTGATGCCGGCCGACGGGCCGTCCTTTGGAATGGCTCCGGAAGGCACGTGAATATGGATCCCGTTGCGTTTAAAACGGGAGATGTCCAAACCCATGCTCTCGGCATGCGACCAGAGATAGCTCCGAGCCGCACGCGCGGACTCTTGCATCACGTCGCCCAGCTGCCCTGTAAGGGTCAACTCGTGACTGCCGGGGAGCAAGGTGGTTTCGATGTAGAGCACATCCCCTCCGGTCGGGGTCCAGGCCAAGCCGGTTGCCACACCGGGAGGAAGATTCTTCCGAGCCTCTTCCGGCATGAATCGTTCAGAGCCCAGCCACTCGCCGAGCATGTCGGGTTGAATTGCGACGGGTTGTCGTTCCCCGCCATCCGGGAGGACGGCAAAGGTCAGTGCCACCTTTCGAGTCAACCGTCCCAGCATTTGCTCGAGCTGGCGTACCCCGGCCTCCCGCGTGTACCGCGAGATAACGAGATTCAACACCTCGTCCGTGAGGACCACTTGTTTCCCCTCGATGCCGGCCTCCGTCAGCCGTCGCGGCCAGAGATAACGGCGGGCGATTTCAGCCTTTTCGCGCTCGCTGTAACCCTGAAGCCGGATGACTTCCATTCGGTCCAACAGCGGTTGACTGATCGTATCGAGGGTATTGGCCGTGGTGATAAAGAATACCTTCGACAGATCGAACGGTAAATCCAAGTAATGATCACGGAACGTGTGGTTCTGCGCCGGATCGAGGATTTCCAACAATGCCGCTGCCGGATCGCCGCGGAAATCCCGCCCCATCTTGTCGACCTCGTCGAGCATCAACACCGGGTTGTTGACTCCCGCCCGGCGGATGGCCTGAATGATGCGGCCCGGGAGCGATCCCACATATGTGCGGCGATGGCCCCGAAGCTCGGCTTCATCATGGACGCCGCCGAGGCTGAATCGTTCAAATGTCCGGCCCATCGCCCTCGCGATCGATTGCCCTAAGCTTGTTTTTCCGACTCCGGGAGGCCCGACCAGACAGAGAATCGGAGCCTTCGCAGTCGGGTTGAGCTTCAGTACCGCCAGATGCTCGACGATCCGCTCTTTGACCTCCTTGATCCCGTAGTGGTCTTCTTCCAAGACTTGACGCACCGTCGAGAGGTCAAGGTGTTCCTTGGATGCCTTCTTCCAGGGAAGTTCGAGGACCAGTTCAAGGTAGGTGCGAAGGACCTGATGGTCCGGTGACGTCGGCGGTACTTTGGCCAGCCTGGTGACTTCGCGTTCGACTTCCTTGCGAATATGATCGGGCAGGTCGGCCTCCTCGATTTGCTTCTTCAAGCCGGCGACCTCGTTTTCTTCTCCCTCGCCTTCGCCCAGCTCTTGCTGGATGGCTTTCAGCTGTTCGCGCAAGATGTACTCTCGTTGGCTCTTGCCGATTTTAGTCTGCGCATCCTTGGCGATCTTTTCCCGCAACTGCAGGATTTGGATTTCTTTCGACAGCGCGGCGTAGAGGCTACGGAGGAGATCCAAAGTCGAAGAACATTCGAGTAGCCGCTGCTCTTCCACCACGTTGAGATTGACGAGTGAAGCGATGCGATAGGCCAGTGCGATGGAATCATTCTCGTTGCTCAACACCGCGCTGACTTCTTGGATGCCCGGAGCTTCGATGAGCTTGGGTAAATCGGAGAGTAATTCCTGGATGGCGCGATGCAGAGCTTGAACCTCGGGTCCGTTGTCGGAAGGACGTTCGAGAGAACGGACGCGTACCGTGGGGTAGGGAGTGGCCTGCTCTTCTTTTAAGAGTACGACGCGATCCAGTCCCTGGACCAGCGCGTGGATCACTCCCTCCGACGTCTGTCCGATTTGCTTGACGATCGCCTTCGTTCCGATGGAGTACAGATCAGCCAGGCCTGGTTCTTCAGCCTGAGGATCCCGCTGCGCCACGACGACGATCATCTTCTCTTCCGTCTTCATGGCCGCGTTGACTGCAGCCACGGACCGTTGTCGCCCGACCGTCAGCGGCATCATGACCCCGGGGAACAAGACCGTCCGTTTGACGGGAAGTACCGGTAATGTCGACAATATCGTGTTTTCCATGGGCGTCCATCCTTGCTGAGTGTTCACAGCATTATAACAGCCTGATAGGTTGCGGCGCGCAGAAGTCAAGGGGAAGGGATCGGAATTAGCGGCAACTAATGGACTCCGCAAGCACTCGGCGTTTCATCGTGACGTTTGATCGGATGCCTATCTGCCAGTCCACCCCGGACCCGCTGATTGCTCAACATCCGGTTCGTGTGAAGCGGTAAGAAAGTCTTCTTCAGTTCGACCGGTTACTTTTCTCGGGGATGGTAAATCTCAAGCCTGCGTTGGGGGCGTGAGGCGCCGCCTTGCTCCGCCTTGGACGATCACGAACTCATAGAGTCGGCATTCCAATGCCCCGTTGAAGAGGGGAATACGTTTGGACGGTGTCAGCCCGATCAGCTTCGGCACGCGGGCATCGCCGGACAGCACGTAGGCACACCAGCCGGCGAAGCGCTGCTTCAACCAATCGCCCAACTTGGGGTAAAGCGCTTCCAGCTCGTCCGACCGGCTGAGGCGCACTCCATAGGGCGGATTGATGACCATCACGCCTTTGTCAGCCGGCGCTTCCAGATCCAGAATATCGCGTTGCTTCAGCCGGATATCAAGCGGCACTCCGGCGCCTTGAAACGTCCGTTGCGCGATCTTCACCATCGCCGGATTCCGGTCGGACGCATAGATGGCAGCCGGCACCTGGTCCACTTGCTTCGCCCGTGCCGCTTCGCGGAGATGGCCCCACCGTTGTGGATCGTGGACGAGCAGCCGCTCGAAGGCGAAGTTCCGCGAGATGCCCGGCGGAATTTGCCGGGCCATGAAGGCGGCCTCGAGAGGAATCGTCCCGCCGCCGCACATGGGATCGACCAGGACATCTTTCGGCGTCCAGCCGGCCAGACGCAGAATGCCCGCCGCCAGATTCTCTTTCAATGGCGCCTCGACGGACACCGTCCGATAGCCGCGTTTGAACAGCGGCTCTCCCGATGTATCCACATAAAACGTGACCGTGCTCTGGTCCAGAAAGGCGTCGAGCTTGATGTTCGGCCGTTCCGTATCGACACTGGGTCGCCGCTGCGTAGCTGTGACAAACTTATCGCAGACGGCGTCTTTGATAAGGAGGGTCAGGAAGTCCAGACTGGGGAGCGGGCAGCGACGCGCGCTCACCTTTACCTTGATTGTCTGAGCGGGCGCGAACCATTCGGGCCAGGCGAGCGCATAGGCAGCCTGATAGACATCGTGTTCTGTTTTGTAGACGCTCTGTCCGACTTCCCAAAGAACGCGGCTGGCGATGTGCGATTTGAGATTGACCCAGTACATGGTCGACCAG is a genomic window containing:
- a CDS encoding class I SAM-dependent RNA methyltransferase, which translates into the protein MDNTKRRFFAPCPRGLEGALEGELHSLGVPATTKTEGGVGFSAPWSTMYWVNLKSHIASRVLWEVGQSVYKTEHDVYQAAYALAWPEWFAPAQTIKVKVSARRCPLPSLDFLTLLIKDAVCDKFVTATQRRPSVDTERPNIKLDAFLDQSTVTFYVDTSGEPLFKRGYRTVSVEAPLKENLAAGILRLAGWTPKDVLVDPMCGGGTIPLEAAFMARQIPPGISRNFAFERLLVHDPQRWGHLREAARAKQVDQVPAAIYASDRNPAMVKIAQRTFQGAGVPLDIRLKQRDILDLEAPADKGVMVINPPYGVRLSRSDELEALYPKLGDWLKQRFAGWCAYVLSGDARVPKLIGLTPSKRIPLFNGALECRLYEFVIVQGGARRRLTPPTQA
- the lon gene encoding endopeptidase La; translated protein: MENTILSTLPVLPVKRTVLFPGVMMPLTVGRQRSVAAVNAAMKTEEKMIVVVAQRDPQAEEPGLADLYSIGTKAIVKQIGQTSEGVIHALVQGLDRVVLLKEEQATPYPTVRVRSLERPSDNGPEVQALHRAIQELLSDLPKLIEAPGIQEVSAVLSNENDSIALAYRIASLVNLNVVEEQRLLECSSTLDLLRSLYAALSKEIQILQLREKIAKDAQTKIGKSQREYILREQLKAIQQELGEGEGEENEVAGLKKQIEEADLPDHIRKEVEREVTRLAKVPPTSPDHQVLRTYLELVLELPWKKASKEHLDLSTVRQVLEEDHYGIKEVKERIVEHLAVLKLNPTAKAPILCLVGPPGVGKTSLGQSIARAMGRTFERFSLGGVHDEAELRGHRRTYVGSLPGRIIQAIRRAGVNNPVLMLDEVDKMGRDFRGDPAAALLEILDPAQNHTFRDHYLDLPFDLSKVFFITTANTLDTISQPLLDRMEVIRLQGYSEREKAEIARRYLWPRRLTEAGIEGKQVVLTDEVLNLVISRYTREAGVRQLEQMLGRLTRKVALTFAVLPDGGERQPVAIQPDMLGEWLGSERFMPEEARKNLPPGVATGLAWTPTGGDVLYIETTLLPGSHELTLTGQLGDVMQESARAARSYLWSHAESMGLDISRFKRNGIHIHVPSGAIPKDGPSAGITMATALASVYEGKAVRSDTAMTGEISLSGLVLPVGGIKEKMLAAHRAGIRRIILPKANEKDLREIPQEVRDELTFILAERIEDVLPAAFNPDPQDGAAGDEPVTTSSATGDA
- a CDS encoding HEAT repeat domain-containing protein codes for the protein MADVLEHLLEALEDVDDATREEAAKTLADLGDPATLDALIGACSDDFWSVRAHAGCGVAKIGGPKAIEALIGLFNDSIMEVRDQAVDAAAKMGPGVLDRLITALKDERWRVREHAAKAAGKLKDSRSVDTLIVACRDRDGAVKSAAAEALGRIADPKAIPVLVKLFRDSSKIVRETAGTALVYIGHPSVDPLIESLKDKDFVVRCHAARALGGMTTDYQIGRTWVRDAKVVDALIAALKDPDRAVREDATIALGMIGDSRAIDALMEAMKDGAVKRHAIASLGMIGDSRALPAVLNALKGKGIKQEGSPTPGCIVSEDAFIKEAAATALGQFRNPRVIPDLIMLLKDGVLREKAAAALAVIGDAAIEPLIAFLYDPKASEVEAEKERVLSYASVRLTAKDALKQITLETLEKLGWTPHDEEVEISSSQADNLRVDRPLGQAGRFGPSGDIA
- a CDS encoding alkaline phosphatase family protein, yielding MNHPSRRLLLILVGLLSVLLETGIHAPVDAAPPHGRGTASSTPLTEHVVLFVLEGLSQESLQGGTMPILSKLIKEGSVTWSAKGVKPALRLPMMASLVTGMPVEKHGITWNFFEFSRGYPRSPSLFDYLDLSGGRDSAIFYMDESLYQLAKPEPYTDYQLCGALRPECGSQKLVSYIQQYLQKATSGHGYGHAILSLPHLLVVHLPEAGRAGVTHGWSSKEYREALRTVDGAMKSVLDLFKEYSILDRTAVLVTALSEKGTDPGAEAPATNSPVVPWIVSGAGIKQGKIIRQPVSIIDTGATVMRILGLQTHTEWDSKAVEEIFQTAAATPSVPRAKKR